Proteins from a single region of Catenulispora acidiphila DSM 44928:
- a CDS encoding Lrp/AsnC family transcriptional regulator, translating into MDSLDRAIIDVLRRDARASFADVGAEVGLSASAVKRRVDRLRADGAIRGFSVIVDQTALGWTTEAFVEVYCGDRTSPDVIRECVSRHPEVVAAYTITGDADALLHLVAENMRHLEEALERIRREPEIQRTRSALVLTRLLARDPLL; encoded by the coding sequence ATGGACAGCCTCGACCGCGCGATCATCGACGTGTTGCGGCGCGACGCCCGCGCGTCGTTCGCCGATGTCGGGGCGGAGGTGGGGTTGTCGGCTTCGGCGGTGAAGCGGCGGGTGGACCGGTTGCGGGCGGACGGGGCGATCCGGGGGTTCTCCGTGATCGTCGACCAGACCGCCCTGGGGTGGACCACCGAGGCTTTCGTCGAGGTCTACTGCGGGGACCGGACCTCGCCGGATGTGATCCGGGAGTGTGTGTCCCGGCATCCGGAGGTGGTCGCGGCGTACACGATCACCGGCGACGCCGACGCGCTGCTGCACCTGGTCGCGGAGAACATGCGGCATCTGGAGGAGGCGCTGGAGCGGATCCGGCGGGAGCCGGAGATCCAGCGGACGCGGTCGGCGCTGGTGTTGACGCGGTTGTTGGCGCGCGATCCATTGCTTTGA
- a CDS encoding bifunctional methylenetetrahydrofolate dehydrogenase/methenyltetrahydrofolate cyclohydrolase: MTAQILDGKATAATIKGELSARVEALKARDIVPGLATLLVGDDPASASYVRSKHRDCAQVGIASIQRQLPATASQAQVAEAVAELNEDPACTGYIVQLPLPKGIDENAILELVDPNKDADGLHPTNLGRLVLGAPAPLPCTPLGIVELLRRHDVAIAGAEVVIVGRGITVGRPLGLLLTRRSENATVTLCHTGTRDLAFHTLKADIVVAAAGVPNLITADLVKPGAAVLDVGVSRGEGGLAGDVADDVRDVAGWVSPNPGGVGPMTRAMLLNNVVEIAERGL; encoded by the coding sequence ATGACCGCACAGATCCTGGACGGCAAAGCCACTGCCGCCACCATCAAGGGCGAGCTGTCGGCGCGCGTGGAGGCGCTCAAGGCGCGCGACATCGTGCCGGGCCTGGCCACCCTGCTGGTCGGCGACGACCCGGCGTCCGCCTCCTACGTGCGCAGCAAGCACCGCGACTGCGCGCAGGTCGGCATCGCCTCCATCCAGCGCCAGCTGCCGGCGACGGCGTCCCAGGCGCAGGTCGCCGAGGCCGTGGCGGAGCTGAACGAGGACCCGGCGTGCACCGGCTACATCGTGCAGCTGCCGCTGCCCAAGGGCATCGACGAGAACGCGATCCTGGAGCTCGTCGATCCGAACAAGGACGCTGACGGCCTGCACCCGACCAACCTGGGCCGGCTCGTGCTCGGCGCCCCGGCGCCGCTGCCGTGCACCCCGCTGGGCATCGTGGAGCTGCTGCGGCGGCACGACGTGGCGATCGCCGGGGCGGAGGTGGTGATCGTCGGCCGCGGCATCACCGTGGGCCGGCCGCTGGGCCTGCTGCTGACCCGGCGCAGCGAGAACGCGACCGTGACGCTGTGCCATACCGGCACCCGCGACCTGGCCTTCCACACCCTGAAGGCGGACATCGTCGTGGCCGCCGCCGGCGTGCCGAACCTGATCACCGCCGACCTGGTCAAGCCGGGCGCGGCGGTGCTGGACGTCGGTGTCTCGCGCGGCGAGGGCGGGCTGGCCGGCGACGTGGCGGACGACGTGCGCGACGTGGCGGGCTGGGTGTCGCCGAACCCCGGCGGCGTCGGCCCGATGACCCGGGCGATGCTGCTGAACAACGTGGTGGAGATCGCCGAGCGAGGGCTGTGA
- the purN gene encoding phosphoribosylglycinamide formyltransferase, producing MVTPPVQVGRVRSADNSKHPYEEAAVVVHPEGTKSPPGLVHHRPDRPARIVVLVSGSGTNLQALIDAENAEKARSSAPAFGATVVAVGADRTDIQGLDRAEQAGIPTFALRVKDFATRAEWDRALRDKVAEYEPDLVVSAGFMKLLGADFLAAFDGRVINTHPALSPSFPGMHGPADALAYGVKVTGCTVFFVAGGVDDGPVVAQAAVPVEPGDDVESLHERIKTAERALLVDVVGRLARQGWTIDNRKVTFQ from the coding sequence ATGGTGACCCCGCCCGTCCAAGTGGGTCGGGTCCGATCGGCAGACAACAGCAAACACCCCTATGAGGAGGCCGCGGTCGTGGTCCATCCCGAAGGAACGAAGAGCCCTCCGGGGCTCGTGCACCACCGCCCGGACAGGCCGGCGAGGATCGTGGTCCTCGTCTCCGGTTCGGGCACGAATCTGCAGGCGCTGATCGACGCGGAGAACGCCGAGAAGGCCCGCTCATCCGCCCCCGCGTTCGGCGCCACCGTCGTGGCCGTCGGCGCGGACCGCACGGACATCCAGGGCCTGGACCGTGCCGAACAGGCGGGCATCCCCACTTTCGCGCTCCGCGTGAAGGACTTCGCCACGCGCGCGGAGTGGGACCGGGCGCTGCGCGACAAGGTCGCCGAGTACGAGCCGGACCTGGTGGTCTCGGCCGGCTTCATGAAGCTGCTCGGCGCCGACTTCCTGGCCGCGTTCGACGGCCGCGTCATCAACACCCACCCCGCGCTCTCGCCGAGCTTCCCCGGCATGCACGGGCCGGCCGACGCGCTGGCCTACGGCGTGAAGGTCACCGGCTGCACCGTCTTCTTCGTCGCCGGCGGCGTCGACGACGGCCCGGTGGTGGCGCAGGCCGCCGTCCCGGTCGAGCCCGGCGACGACGTGGAGAGCCTGCACGAGCGCATCAAGACGGCGGAGCGGGCGCTGCTCGTGGACGTCGTGGGCCGGCTGGCCCGCCAAGGCTGGACCATCGACAACCGAAAGGTCACTTTCCAGTGA
- a CDS encoding malate dehydrogenase: protein MSRTPVNVTVTGAAGQIGYALLFRIASGHLLGPDVPVKLNLLEIPQAVKAAEGTAMELIDSAFPLLAGIDIHDNPKDGFTGANVALLVGARPRTAGMERGDLLEANGGIFKPQGEAINAHAADDIKVLVVGNPANTNALIAAAHAPDVPKSRFTAMTRLDHNRALGQLALKTGAPVSDITNMTIWGNHSATQYPDVFHAKIGGKNAAEVVGDQAWIEKDFIPTVAKRGAAIIEARGFSSAASAANAALNHVNTWVNGTAEGDWTSMGVVSDGSYGVPEGLVSSFPVTTSNGEWTIVQGLDIDEFSRTRIDASVAELAEERDAVRQLGLI from the coding sequence ATGTCCCGCACCCCCGTCAACGTCACCGTGACCGGCGCGGCCGGCCAGATCGGCTACGCCCTGCTGTTCCGCATCGCCTCCGGCCACCTGCTGGGCCCGGACGTGCCGGTGAAGCTGAACCTGCTGGAGATCCCGCAGGCGGTCAAGGCCGCCGAGGGCACGGCGATGGAGCTGATCGACTCGGCGTTCCCGCTGCTGGCCGGCATCGACATCCACGACAACCCCAAGGACGGCTTCACCGGCGCGAACGTGGCGCTGCTGGTCGGCGCCCGCCCCCGCACCGCCGGCATGGAGCGCGGCGACCTGCTGGAGGCCAACGGCGGCATCTTCAAGCCGCAGGGCGAGGCGATCAACGCCCACGCCGCCGACGACATCAAGGTCCTGGTGGTCGGCAACCCGGCGAACACCAACGCCCTGATCGCCGCCGCGCACGCCCCCGACGTCCCGAAGTCCCGCTTCACCGCGATGACCCGCCTGGACCACAACCGCGCCCTGGGCCAGCTCGCGCTCAAGACCGGCGCCCCGGTCAGCGACATCACCAACATGACCATCTGGGGCAACCACTCCGCGACCCAGTACCCGGACGTCTTCCACGCCAAGATCGGCGGCAAGAACGCCGCCGAGGTCGTCGGCGACCAGGCCTGGATCGAGAAGGACTTCATCCCCACCGTCGCCAAGCGCGGCGCGGCCATCATCGAGGCCCGCGGCTTCTCCAGCGCCGCCTCGGCCGCCAACGCCGCCCTGAACCACGTGAACACCTGGGTCAACGGCACCGCCGAGGGCGACTGGACCTCGATGGGCGTGGTCTCCGACGGCAGCTACGGCGTGCCGGAGGGCCTGGTTTCCTCCTTCCCGGTGACCACCAGCAACGGCGAGTGGACCATCGTGCAGGGCCTCGACATCGACGAGTTCTCCCGGACCCGCATCGACGCCTCGGTGGCCGAACTGGCCGAGGAGCGCGACGCGGTGCGGCAGCTCGGCCTCATCTGA
- the purH gene encoding bifunctional phosphoribosylaminoimidazolecarboxamide formyltransferase/IMP cyclohydrolase, producing the protein MSSSVVPPGEDTRPIKRALVSVYDKTGLAELARGLHAAGVALVSTGGSAKLIRDLDLPVTEVAELTGFPECLDGRVKTLHPKVHAGILADLRLEDHRKQLAELGVEPFDLVVVNLYPFTQTVASGASPDECVEQIDIGGPSMVRAAAKNHPSVAVVVNPGNYGAVLAAVDGGGFTLAQRKRLAAEAFAHTAEYDAAVAGWFASAYAPDGESRFPDFVADTYARKAVLRYGENPHQGAALYVNGDDQDTLATAEQLHGKEMSYNNYVDTDAAIRSAHDFDEACVAIIKHANPCGIAVSAAGDIAEAHRLANECDPVSAFGGIIAANRTVTNAMALQVNEVFTEVICAPDYEPEALETLKTKKNIRILKTAARNRRELEFRQICGGLLLQDGDLYQAEGDDPATWTLASGEAADEQTFADLVFAWRAIRSVKSNAILLASGGASVGVGMGQVNRVDSAKLAVQRAGDKAHGSVAASDAYFPFPDGFEVLAEAGVKAVVQPGGSVRDELVIAAARKAGVTMYMTGTRHFTH; encoded by the coding sequence GTGAGCAGCTCCGTTGTGCCCCCGGGCGAGGACACCCGCCCGATCAAGCGCGCGCTGGTCAGCGTGTACGACAAGACCGGGCTGGCGGAGCTGGCCCGTGGCCTGCACGCCGCCGGGGTCGCTTTGGTCTCCACCGGCGGTTCGGCCAAGCTGATCCGCGACCTGGACCTCCCGGTCACCGAGGTCGCCGAGCTCACCGGCTTCCCGGAGTGTCTGGACGGCCGGGTCAAGACCCTGCACCCGAAGGTGCACGCCGGCATCCTGGCCGACCTGCGGCTGGAGGACCACCGCAAGCAGCTCGCCGAACTCGGCGTGGAGCCCTTCGACCTGGTGGTGGTGAACCTCTATCCGTTCACCCAGACCGTCGCCTCCGGCGCGAGCCCGGACGAGTGCGTCGAGCAGATCGACATCGGCGGCCCGTCGATGGTCCGCGCCGCGGCGAAGAACCACCCGAGCGTGGCCGTCGTGGTCAACCCGGGGAACTACGGCGCGGTCCTGGCCGCCGTGGACGGCGGCGGCTTCACCCTCGCGCAGCGCAAGCGCCTGGCCGCCGAGGCCTTCGCGCACACCGCCGAGTACGACGCCGCGGTGGCCGGCTGGTTCGCCTCGGCCTACGCCCCCGACGGGGAGTCCCGCTTCCCGGACTTCGTCGCCGACACCTACGCGCGCAAGGCCGTGCTGCGCTACGGCGAGAACCCGCACCAGGGCGCCGCGCTCTACGTCAACGGGGACGACCAGGACACCCTGGCCACCGCCGAGCAGCTGCACGGCAAGGAGATGTCCTACAACAACTACGTGGACACCGACGCCGCCATCCGCTCGGCCCACGACTTCGACGAGGCCTGCGTCGCGATCATCAAGCACGCCAACCCCTGCGGCATCGCGGTCAGCGCGGCCGGCGACATCGCCGAGGCGCACCGGCTGGCCAACGAGTGCGACCCGGTCTCGGCCTTCGGCGGCATCATCGCCGCCAACCGCACCGTCACCAACGCGATGGCGCTGCAGGTCAACGAGGTCTTCACCGAGGTCATCTGCGCGCCGGACTACGAGCCGGAGGCGCTGGAGACGCTGAAGACCAAGAAGAACATCCGCATTCTGAAGACCGCCGCCCGCAACCGCCGCGAGCTGGAGTTCCGCCAGATCTGCGGCGGCCTGCTGCTCCAGGACGGCGACCTGTACCAGGCCGAGGGCGACGACCCGGCGACCTGGACGCTGGCCTCCGGCGAGGCGGCCGACGAGCAGACCTTCGCCGACCTGGTCTTCGCCTGGCGCGCGATCCGCTCGGTGAAGTCCAACGCGATCCTGCTGGCCTCCGGCGGCGCCTCGGTCGGCGTCGGCATGGGCCAGGTGAACCGGGTCGACTCGGCCAAGCTCGCGGTCCAGCGGGCCGGAGACAAGGCGCACGGCTCGGTCGCGGCCTCCGACGCCTACTTCCCCTTCCCCGACGGCTTCGAGGTCCTGGCCGAGGCCGGGGTCAAGGCCGTGGTGCAGCCCGGCGGCTCGGTCCGCGACGAGCTGGTCATCGCCGCGGCGCGCAAGGCCGGCGTCACCATGTACATGACCGGCACCCGGCACTTCACCCACTAA
- a CDS encoding VOC family protein, translated as MITSENTSNLPGWIDLGSPDAGASAEFYGQVFGWTAENLMPESADGPGYWSLKKDGKQVAGLGGLTDPSARPDWMTYIRVADANATVAAAESNGAKVRVPVTEVPGEGSMAQLTDPSGAEFALWQSGGTTGFEACCVEDTMLWAELWTRDPAAAKSFYPALFGWQVEPYMEGAPESGGYDMWTMQPGDPLAAFGGIMTITDQVPIQDEKWIPYFMVADADRTVERVSAAGGAVLIPAADAPPGRLAALADQFGARFNILQPAPMG; from the coding sequence ATGATCACTTCGGAGAACACCTCCAACCTCCCCGGCTGGATCGACCTCGGCTCTCCCGACGCCGGAGCCTCGGCCGAGTTCTACGGCCAGGTCTTCGGCTGGACCGCCGAGAACCTGATGCCGGAGTCCGCGGACGGTCCCGGCTACTGGTCCTTGAAAAAGGACGGCAAGCAGGTCGCCGGTCTCGGCGGACTGACCGACCCCTCGGCCAGACCGGACTGGATGACCTACATCCGTGTCGCCGACGCGAACGCGACGGTGGCCGCCGCCGAGTCGAACGGCGCCAAGGTCCGCGTGCCGGTCACCGAGGTCCCCGGCGAGGGCTCCATGGCCCAGCTCACCGACCCCAGCGGCGCCGAGTTCGCGCTCTGGCAGTCCGGTGGGACCACCGGCTTCGAGGCCTGCTGCGTCGAGGACACGATGCTGTGGGCCGAGCTGTGGACGCGGGACCCGGCCGCGGCGAAGTCCTTCTATCCGGCGCTGTTCGGGTGGCAGGTCGAGCCGTACATGGAGGGCGCGCCGGAGAGCGGCGGCTACGACATGTGGACGATGCAGCCCGGCGATCCCTTGGCTGCCTTCGGCGGGATCATGACGATCACCGACCAGGTGCCGATCCAGGACGAGAAGTGGATCCCCTACTTCATGGTCGCCGACGCCGACAGGACCGTGGAGCGCGTGAGCGCCGCCGGCGGCGCCGTCCTGATCCCGGCCGCCGACGCCCCGCCCGGACGGCTGGCGGCGCTGGCCGACCAGTTCGGGGCGCGCTTCAACATCCTGCAGCCGGCGCCGATGGGGTAG
- the rocD gene encoding ornithine--oxo-acid transaminase, translating into MIEQSDAHTAHNYHPLPVVIAEADGAWVTDVDGNRYLDMLAGYSALNFGHRNPVLLAAAREQLGRVTLTSRAFHHDQFGPFVAELAELCGKQAALPMNSGAEAVETALKTARKWGYQVKGVPEDRAQIITCEGNFHGRTLSIVSFSTDPDARHEFGPFTPGFVSVPYGDAAAIEAAITDDTVAILLEPIQGEAGVLVPPEGYLAAVREICTRRGILMMADEIQSGLGRTGYTFACDYENVVPDVYILGKALGGGILPVSAVVADRDVLGVFAPGEHGSTFGGNPLACAVGRAVVGLLATGEYQSRAQKLGTHLHEALAKLPPEMVREVRGRGLWAGVDIDPGFGTGREISEKLMARGVLAKDTHGSTIRMAPPLVVTAEDLDWAVLQLQSALG; encoded by the coding sequence CTGATCGAGCAGTCCGACGCGCACACCGCGCACAACTACCACCCGCTGCCGGTGGTGATCGCCGAGGCCGACGGCGCCTGGGTGACCGACGTCGACGGCAACCGCTACCTGGACATGCTCGCCGGGTACTCCGCGCTGAACTTCGGGCACCGCAACCCGGTGCTGCTGGCCGCGGCGCGCGAGCAGCTGGGGCGGGTGACGCTGACCTCGCGGGCGTTCCACCACGACCAGTTCGGGCCGTTCGTCGCGGAGCTGGCAGAGCTGTGCGGCAAGCAGGCGGCGCTGCCGATGAACTCCGGCGCCGAGGCGGTGGAGACCGCGCTGAAGACCGCGCGCAAGTGGGGATACCAGGTCAAGGGCGTGCCGGAAGACCGCGCGCAGATCATCACCTGCGAGGGCAACTTCCACGGCCGGACGCTGTCGATCGTGTCCTTCTCCACCGACCCCGACGCGCGCCACGAGTTCGGCCCGTTCACGCCGGGGTTCGTCTCAGTGCCCTACGGCGACGCCGCGGCGATCGAGGCCGCCATCACCGACGACACCGTGGCGATCCTGCTGGAGCCGATCCAAGGCGAGGCCGGGGTCCTGGTGCCGCCGGAGGGATACCTGGCGGCGGTGCGCGAGATCTGCACGCGGCGCGGCATCCTGATGATGGCCGACGAGATCCAGTCCGGGCTGGGACGGACCGGGTACACGTTCGCGTGCGACTACGAGAACGTCGTGCCCGACGTCTACATCCTGGGCAAGGCGCTCGGCGGCGGGATCCTGCCGGTGTCGGCGGTGGTCGCCGACCGCGACGTGCTCGGCGTGTTCGCCCCCGGCGAGCACGGCTCGACGTTCGGCGGGAACCCGCTGGCGTGCGCGGTCGGACGCGCGGTGGTCGGGCTGCTGGCCACCGGCGAGTATCAGAGCCGCGCGCAGAAGCTCGGCACGCACCTGCACGAGGCGCTGGCGAAGCTGCCGCCGGAGATGGTGCGCGAAGTCCGCGGCCGCGGTCTGTGGGCCGGTGTGGACATCGATCCCGGATTCGGCACCGGGCGCGAGATCTCGGAGAAGCTGATGGCGCGCGGAGTCCTCGCCAAGGACACGCACGGCTCGACGATCCGCATGGCGCCGCCGCTCGTGGTGACCGCGGAGGACCTGGACTGGGCAGTGCTGCAACTACAGAGCGCTCTGGGTTGA
- a CDS encoding M20 metallopeptidase family protein: MTYTDDAKGLQEDLVRLRRDLHRIPEIGLNLPRTQERVLAALDGLPLEITLGSELNSVTAVLRGTGPAAGGEGSARAEGSAQPQKQAVLLRGDMDALPVVEKTGRDFAAAGPNMHACGHDLHTAMLVGAARLLSGRRDRLAGDVVFMFQPGEEGDDGAGHMIREGVLDAAGPRVIGAYGLHVMSDRLPRGQFVSRAGTFMAGADEIAVTVRGAGAHGSLPHTGKDPIPVACEMVVALQSMVTRKFDIFDPVVITVGAFQAGTAANIIPDDATFQVTMRSFSRESRARMLDVVVDLFNGLAAAYGCGVDITYKEQYPPTVNHAPEVDFLEEVTREVHGEERFARIPNPVPGAEDFSRVLEEVSGTYAFLGACTVEDFASSPSNHSPLADFDDAVLGDGAALLAELADRRLARG, encoded by the coding sequence ATGACCTACACCGATGACGCCAAGGGCTTGCAGGAGGACCTGGTCCGGCTGCGCCGCGACCTGCACCGGATACCGGAGATCGGCCTGAACCTGCCCCGCACCCAGGAGCGGGTCCTGGCCGCGCTCGACGGCCTGCCGCTGGAGATCACGCTGGGCTCGGAGCTGAACTCGGTGACGGCCGTGCTGCGCGGGACCGGCCCGGCGGCCGGCGGCGAGGGCTCGGCGCGGGCCGAGGGCTCGGCGCAGCCCCAGAAGCAGGCGGTGCTGCTGCGCGGGGACATGGACGCGCTGCCGGTGGTGGAGAAGACCGGGCGGGACTTCGCCGCCGCCGGTCCGAACATGCACGCCTGCGGCCACGACCTGCACACCGCCATGCTGGTCGGCGCGGCGCGGCTGCTGTCGGGGCGCCGCGACCGGCTGGCCGGCGACGTGGTGTTCATGTTCCAGCCCGGCGAGGAGGGCGACGACGGCGCCGGGCACATGATCCGCGAGGGGGTGCTGGACGCCGCCGGACCGCGCGTGATCGGCGCCTACGGCCTGCACGTGATGTCCGACCGCCTCCCGCGCGGGCAGTTCGTCTCCCGCGCCGGCACCTTCATGGCCGGCGCCGACGAGATCGCGGTGACGGTGCGCGGCGCCGGCGCGCACGGCTCGCTGCCGCACACCGGCAAGGACCCGATACCGGTGGCCTGCGAGATGGTCGTGGCGCTGCAGAGCATGGTGACGCGCAAGTTCGACATCTTCGACCCGGTGGTGATCACCGTCGGGGCGTTCCAGGCGGGCACCGCGGCGAACATCATCCCGGACGACGCCACCTTCCAGGTGACGATGCGCTCGTTCTCCCGCGAGTCCCGCGCCCGGATGCTGGACGTGGTGGTGGACCTGTTCAACGGACTCGCCGCGGCCTACGGCTGCGGGGTGGACATCACCTACAAGGAGCAATACCCGCCGACCGTGAACCACGCCCCCGAGGTCGACTTCCTGGAGGAGGTCACGCGCGAGGTGCACGGCGAGGAGCGCTTCGCCCGGATCCCCAACCCGGTCCCCGGCGCCGAGGACTTCTCCCGGGTGCTGGAGGAGGTGTCGGGGACCTACGCCTTCCTCGGCGCGTGCACCGTGGAGGACTTCGCGAGCTCGCCGTCGAACCACAGCCCGCTGGCCGACTTCGACGACGCGGTGCTCGGCGACGGCGCGGCGCTGCTCGCCGAGCTCGCCGACCGGCGGCTCGCGCGCGGCTGA
- a CDS encoding NADP-dependent isocitrate dehydrogenase translates to MAYSGPKIKVANPVVELDGDEMTRIIWQFIKDSLILPYLDVDLKYFDLGIEHRDATDDQVTVDAANAIKQYGVGVKCATITPDEARVEEFGLKKMWRSPNGTIRNILDGVIFREPIVISNIPRLVPGWTKPIVVGRHAFGDQYRATDLKVPGEGTLTLTFTPKDGGEPVELNVFDFPGSGVALAMYNLDESIRGFARASMRYGLNRGYPVYLSTKNTILKGYDGRFKDIFQEVFDTEFKAEFDAAGLTYEHRLIDDMVASALKWEGGYVWACKNYDGDVQSDTVAQGFGSLGLMTSVLMAPDGKTVEAEAAHGTVTRHYRQHQQGKPTSTNPIASIYAWTQGLAYRGKFDNTPEVVKFAETLERVCVQTVEEGKMTKDLALLVSPDQPYLTTQEFLAAIDENLQKAMTSA, encoded by the coding sequence ATGGCCTACTCCGGTCCCAAGATCAAGGTCGCGAACCCCGTCGTCGAACTCGACGGCGACGAGATGACCCGGATCATCTGGCAGTTCATCAAGGACTCGCTGATCCTGCCCTACCTCGACGTCGACCTGAAGTACTTCGACCTGGGCATCGAGCACCGCGACGCCACGGACGACCAGGTCACCGTGGACGCCGCGAACGCGATCAAGCAGTACGGCGTGGGCGTGAAGTGCGCCACCATCACCCCGGACGAGGCGCGGGTCGAGGAGTTCGGCCTGAAGAAGATGTGGCGCTCGCCGAACGGCACCATCCGCAACATCCTCGACGGCGTGATCTTCCGCGAGCCGATCGTGATCAGCAACATCCCGCGCCTGGTCCCGGGCTGGACCAAGCCGATCGTCGTGGGCCGCCACGCCTTCGGCGACCAGTACCGCGCCACCGACCTGAAGGTCCCGGGCGAAGGCACGCTGACCTTGACCTTCACCCCGAAGGACGGCGGGGAGCCGGTCGAGCTCAACGTCTTCGACTTCCCGGGCTCGGGCGTCGCGCTGGCGATGTACAACCTGGACGAGTCGATCCGCGGCTTCGCCCGCGCCTCGATGCGCTACGGCCTCAACCGCGGCTACCCGGTGTACCTCTCGACGAAGAACACGATCCTGAAGGGCTACGACGGCCGCTTCAAGGACATCTTCCAGGAGGTCTTCGACACCGAGTTCAAGGCCGAGTTCGACGCCGCCGGCCTGACCTACGAGCACCGCCTGATCGACGACATGGTCGCCTCCGCGCTGAAGTGGGAGGGCGGCTACGTCTGGGCGTGCAAGAACTACGACGGCGACGTCCAGTCCGACACCGTCGCGCAGGGCTTCGGCTCGCTGGGCCTGATGACCTCGGTGCTGATGGCGCCCGACGGCAAGACCGTGGAGGCCGAGGCCGCGCACGGCACCGTGACCCGCCACTACCGCCAGCACCAGCAGGGCAAGCCCACCTCGACCAACCCGATCGCCTCGATCTACGCCTGGACCCAGGGCCTGGCCTACCGCGGCAAGTTCGACAACACCCCCGAGGTCGTGAAGTTCGCCGAGACCCTGGAGCGCGTCTGCGTCCAGACCGTCGAGGAGGGCAAGATGACCAAGGACCTGGCCCTGCTCGTCTCGCCGGACCAGCCGTACCTGACCACGCAGGAGTTCCTCGCCGCGATCGACGAGAACCTGCAGAAGGCGATGACCTCGGCCTGA
- a CDS encoding DUF3017 domain-containing protein → MAVNNRPPGASFGRSVVAEWPILAVLAAFGFGMTVILHDEVFQGAAVMGMSLLLAAGLRLFLPTRVVGTLAVRRRAIDVSTYTIVGTTLVVLGLLVQGIFSN, encoded by the coding sequence ATGGCAGTGAACAACCGTCCTCCGGGAGCCTCCTTCGGCCGATCGGTCGTCGCGGAGTGGCCGATCCTGGCGGTGCTGGCCGCGTTCGGCTTCGGCATGACGGTGATACTGCACGACGAGGTCTTCCAGGGCGCCGCGGTGATGGGCATGTCGCTGCTGCTGGCCGCCGGGCTGCGGCTGTTCCTGCCGACCCGGGTGGTCGGCACGCTGGCCGTCCGGCGCCGGGCGATCGACGTCAGCACCTACACGATCGTCGGCACGACGCTGGTGGTCCTGGGGCTGCTGGTGCAGGGGATCTTCTCGAACTGA